From one Cyanobacterium stanieri PCC 7202 genomic stretch:
- a CDS encoding Endopeptidase Clp (PFAM: Clp protease~TIGRFAM: ATP-dependent Clp protease, proteolytic subunit ClpP~COGs: COG0740 Protease subunit of ATP-dependent Clp protease~InterPro IPR001907~KEGG: syp:SYNPCC7002_A1193 ATP-dependent Clp protease-like protein~PFAM: peptidase S14 ClpP~PRIAM: Endopeptidase Clp~SPTR: ATP-dependent Clp protease proteolytic subunit), which produces MNSPIQAVQAPYRGDAYYRTPPPDLPSLLLKERIVYLGLPLVSPDEYKDQIGIDVTELIIAQLLFLQFDDPDKPIYLYINSTGTSWYGGESIGFETEAFAICDTINYIKPPVHTICLGQAMGTAAMILASGTKGCRASLPNATIILHQSRQGAQGQATDIQIRAREVIVNKKAMMNILAEKTGQPVEKIEKDTDRMFYMNPQQAKEYGLIDRILESSKELPSPALTTI; this is translated from the coding sequence ATGAATTCACCTATTCAAGCAGTACAAGCACCCTATCGAGGTGATGCTTATTATCGTACTCCTCCCCCCGATTTACCTTCCTTATTATTGAAGGAAAGAATCGTTTACTTGGGTTTGCCCCTTGTCTCCCCTGATGAATATAAAGATCAAATTGGGATTGATGTTACGGAGTTAATTATTGCTCAATTGTTATTTTTGCAATTTGATGATCCTGATAAACCCATTTATCTATATATTAATTCTACAGGAACATCATGGTATGGTGGAGAATCCATCGGCTTTGAAACCGAGGCTTTTGCTATTTGTGACACCATTAACTATATTAAACCCCCTGTTCATACTATCTGTTTGGGTCAAGCCATGGGAACGGCGGCAATGATTTTAGCCTCTGGCACCAAAGGATGTCGGGCGAGTCTACCCAATGCTACCATTATTTTACACCAGTCTCGCCAAGGCGCCCAAGGTCAGGCTACTGATATTCAGATTAGGGCGAGGGAGGTAATTGTTAATAAAAAAGCCATGATGAATATTTTGGCAGAAAAAACAGGGCAACCCGTGGAGAAAATCGAAAAAGATACTGATCGTATGTTCTATATGAACCCTCAACAGGCAAAAGAGTATGGTTTAATCGATCGCATCTTAGAAAGTAGTAAAGAGTTACCATCTCCTGCCCTAACTACCATTTAA
- a CDS encoding ATP-dependent Clp protease proteolytic subunit ClpP (PFAM: Clp protease~TIGRFAM: ATP-dependent Clp protease, proteolytic subunit ClpP~COGs: COG0740 Protease subunit of ATP-dependent Clp protease~InterPro IPR018215:IPR001907~KEGG: syp:SYNPCC7002_A1194 ATP-dependent Clp protease proteolytic subunit~PFAM: peptidase S14 ClpP~PRIAM: Endopeptidase Clp~SPTR: ATP-dependent Clp protease proteolytic subunit), whose amino-acid sequence MPIGVPRVPYQMPGQPYSDWVNIYDRLYRERIIFLGRGVNDSLANQIIAVMLYLDSEDNNKPIYLYINSPGGSVTAGMAIYDTMQHIKSEVVTICVGLAASMGAFLLAAGTKGKRLALPHSRIMIHQPLGGIQGRRQATDIEIEAKEILRIKNDLNRIMAFHTGQTIEKIEKDTDRDYFMSAQEALEYGLIDKVIEERT is encoded by the coding sequence ATGCCCATTGGAGTACCTAGAGTTCCCTATCAAATGCCCGGACAACCTTACAGCGACTGGGTAAATATATATGATCGCCTTTATCGTGAGCGTATTATTTTCCTTGGTAGAGGCGTAAACGATAGTTTAGCAAACCAAATTATCGCCGTCATGTTGTATCTTGACTCCGAAGACAACAACAAACCTATCTATTTATACATAAATTCCCCCGGTGGTTCAGTCACCGCAGGTATGGCAATTTATGACACCATGCAACATATCAAATCAGAAGTGGTCACCATCTGTGTCGGTTTAGCCGCCTCCATGGGAGCATTTTTACTCGCCGCAGGTACCAAAGGAAAAAGACTCGCCCTCCCCCACTCGAGAATCATGATTCACCAACCCCTAGGAGGTATTCAAGGGCGCCGTCAAGCCACCGACATCGAAATTGAAGCAAAGGAAATCCTACGCATCAAAAATGACCTTAACCGTATTATGGCATTCCATACAGGTCAAACTATCGAAAAAATCGAAAAAGATACTGATAGAGACTACTTCATGTCTGCACAAGAAGCCCTAGAATACGGCTTGATTGACAAAGTCATCGAAGAAAGAACCTAA
- a CDS encoding RNP-1 like RNA-binding protein (PFAM: RNA recognition motif. (a.k.a. RRM, RBD, or RNP domain)~InterPro IPR000504~KEGG: mar:MAE_02510 RNA-binding protein~SMART: RNP-1 like RNA-binding protein~SPTR: RNA-binding protein) → MSVRLYVKLPKAELEKESLEKMFSEFETPFTTKLIKERKKNECRGFGFVTVPSDEAAEEFISKYNDQTLIYNGEPFKDEEGNDFTLFIEKALPRNKSDKENGEVTTGDEATAEGGKTTEKPSKRKKGKKTRKGSSKSTSRSFSAADSAQPDPRWADELSKLKEMFASQTSN, encoded by the coding sequence ATGTCTGTACGTCTTTATGTAAAACTACCTAAAGCAGAATTAGAAAAAGAAAGTTTAGAAAAAATGTTTAGTGAGTTTGAAACTCCTTTCACCACAAAACTAATCAAAGAGCGCAAAAAAAATGAGTGTCGTGGATTTGGTTTCGTAACTGTACCTAGTGATGAAGCCGCTGAAGAGTTTATCAGTAAATATAATGATCAAACTTTAATCTACAACGGTGAACCTTTCAAAGATGAGGAAGGTAATGATTTTACTTTATTCATCGAGAAGGCTTTACCTCGTAACAAAAGCGATAAGGAAAACGGTGAAGTTACCACTGGGGATGAAGCTACTGCCGAAGGCGGTAAAACCACCGAAAAACCTAGCAAACGTAAAAAAGGTAAAAAGACTCGTAAAGGTTCTTCTAAATCTACCTCCAGATCTTTTTCTGCGGCGGATTCTGCACAACCTGATCCTCGTTGGGCTGATGAGTTAAGCAAGTTGAAAGAAATGTTCGCTTCTCAAACCAGCAATTAA
- a CDS encoding heat shock protein DnaJ domain protein (PFAM: DnaJ domain~InterPro IPR001623~KEGG: cyb:CYB_0361 hypothetical protein~PFAM: heat shock protein DnaJ domain protein~SPTR: Putative uncharacterized protein) — protein sequence MDINLNECYQILELDESAEIAEIERAYFRLVGECLKQGEKERIETIKTAYQTLLNHRKTQQQKESTQEQKAYEQEITNGIARALRGMALMIRVDTTVEYLEIKIRGSKPRQKATILHLIYQYLRGADNLHHTLVRVTALKTVKTHFWQEDINLTPDKHNQVYANDYILLQEGEKTLNTYVLPIAGAIALAFSSAEVLTWFIGMWVHEFGHATVAWFSGYRAMITFGATITALEKSNFVYFGILFLLGLTFYTGWKEKKNSTMIVAVILMILQFILTWMTSYADYVTLMAFSGIGGEFYLSTLLIIAFYWRLPEKFYWDFWRFGAVAIGAITFFSSFTKWHNINVGRDSIPWGTLWGGRGDSGGDLNILNDYAGWSTNQIVGTYISLGNICLVVIISFYLFHLFKSRPELWVKIRQLFR from the coding sequence TTTAGAACTAGATGAATCGGCGGAAATAGCAGAAATAGAAAGAGCTTATTTTCGCCTAGTGGGGGAGTGTCTCAAGCAGGGGGAAAAGGAAAGGATAGAAACTATTAAAACCGCCTATCAAACACTGTTGAATCACCGTAAAACTCAACAGCAAAAAGAATCTACCCAAGAACAAAAAGCCTATGAGCAAGAAATTACCAACGGTATCGCTAGGGCGTTACGGGGAATGGCTTTGATGATTCGAGTGGATACTACGGTGGAATATTTGGAGATAAAAATTAGGGGTAGTAAACCTCGTCAAAAGGCAACTATTCTCCATCTGATTTATCAATATCTCAGAGGGGCAGACAATTTACACCATACCCTCGTCAGGGTAACGGCTTTGAAAACCGTAAAAACTCATTTTTGGCAGGAAGATATAAACCTCACCCCTGATAAGCATAACCAAGTTTATGCTAATGACTATATTCTTTTGCAGGAAGGAGAAAAAACTTTAAATACTTATGTATTACCCATAGCAGGGGCGATCGCACTGGCTTTTAGTTCCGCCGAAGTGCTAACATGGTTTATCGGGATGTGGGTGCATGAATTTGGTCATGCCACCGTTGCTTGGTTTTCAGGATATAGGGCAATGATTACCTTTGGGGCTACCATTACCGCCCTTGAAAAATCCAACTTTGTTTACTTTGGCATTCTTTTCTTACTAGGATTAACCTTTTATACAGGGTGGAAAGAAAAGAAAAACTCCACCATGATTGTCGCCGTCATCCTAATGATTTTACAATTTATTCTTACCTGGATGACAAGCTATGCTGATTATGTAACCCTCATGGCATTTAGTGGCATTGGTGGGGAATTTTACCTTAGCACCCTCTTAATTATCGCCTTTTATTGGCGCTTACCCGAAAAATTTTACTGGGATTTTTGGCGTTTCGGTGCCGTTGCCATCGGTGCCATAACCTTCTTTAGTAGTTTTACCAAGTGGCATAATATCAACGTCGGCAGAGATAGCATCCCTTGGGGTACATTGTGGGGAGGTAGGGGAGACTCGGGAGGAGATTTAAATATTTTAAATGATTATGCAGGATGGAGTACCAATCAAATTGTCGGCACTTATATTAGTTTAGGCAATATTTGCCTTGTGGTGATTATTAGTTTTTATCTATTTCATTTATTTAAAAGTCGCCCTGAATTATGGGTTAAAATACGTCAGCTTTTTCGATGA